From uncultured Desulfobacter sp.:
ACTTAAGTAATTTTCCATACCCTCGGGCCATTTGGGATCCCACCAGTTAAAGTATCTGGCATGATACGGACATGCCCCCATGCAATACCGGCAACCAAAGCAGCGGGTATAGATCTGGCTGACAATACCTGTATCATAACCATAGTCGGTTGCAGTGGCAGGGCAGACGGATACGCAAGGAGAATGTCCATGGTCACCGATTCCGCCGCAGTGTTGGCAGGGACGGGGCAAATAAACTATTTCAGTTTCCGGAAAGGACTTTCCATTGGTCAGTTTGTACACCCGCATCCAGGTGATGCTGTCCTTTTTGTTGGATTCATCCTCCTTAAACGGAACGTTATTCTCGGACATGCACGAGACCATGCAGGCACCGCATCCCGTGCATTTGTCCAGATCAATAACCATTCCGAACTTATGGACTTTTTTATTTTCTATCATCAGAACCTCTTAAAAAGATTTCTTAAAACAGTTTACGCCTTGGAAAGGGAGGCTTTAATTCCAAAGGCAGCATCCAGTCCTGAACCAGGCTCGATGACCGGGCCGATCAGATCATTGACATTGACACCTTTACCGTCCACATAAGGATTGTTGAAGGCATGTCCAAGCCCCCTTGGCATACCGATCACGCCGGGCAGAATACCTTCATTAAAGCCGATTTTCACCTTTGCCGATCCCATGGCGGTTTTAAGGAGAGCAATATCACCGTCTTTCAAGACGCCTGCAGTGGCCGGATTAATTTCAACAACACTGTATTTTCCTGAAAGGACCGTATCGGGAACGGTTTTAACAGCAAAGGGAGAAGATGTCATTGAACCGCCGGCAAGCCGCATCTTATCAACAGGTACCAGGGTGTAATCGCCTTCACCCATGGGCACAGCAGTTTGGGGAGCGGAAACAAGAAAGGTAAAATCCGTTGCAGGGGTTCCCACAGGAGGCTTGTCATCAATAACCACATACCCGTCGCCGGACAGGGTATCCCAGATTTTGCCCGTCACTTCTTCAAGGCAAGCCTCATAAGATTCCCAGGAAAAACTTTGTGCAACGCTGTCGCCCATGGCCTGGGCAAGAAGGATCAGTGCATCTCCCGGGTGTTTGGTGTCGAATACGGGTTTAACCATGGGCCGACACAGCCCCACGACTGTTTTAGAAAGACCCGCACCGGAAACGACATCTTCGAGGCGTTCAAGGAAAATGGATGCAGGTAAAACCACATCAGATCTAAGGGCGGTTTCATCCATAAAAGAACTAAAGCTGACCTTGAATCCAACTTTGTCCATGACGGCCTTGACTTTTTCAGGGTTGTTTAACGCATAACATGGATTGGCATTATAAATAAACAGGGCTGATAGGCCACCGTCCGTTTCAAGCTTGTCCACCAGTTCATTAACGGAACCGGCAAGTTTAGCCTTGCCTGCGCCCTGTTCAGCAGCCGCATCCATTACATTTTCGGGGAAACTTAAATAACCGGCCGGCAACATGACAAACACACCGCCTTCTTGGTTCAGGCGGCCTGCCAATGCATTAAGGGCCTGGACTGCAGCGAATTCACGAAGGCTTCCGGCATCCCCTCTGCCCTTTCCCGGAACGGCCACAGGAGCCTTTGCCTTGATAAACGCCATGGCAAGGGCCTCAATATCCGCAGCTTTAACACCGGTGATCGCTTCCACTTTTTCCGGTGTATACTCTTTTTCGAGCATGGCAGCGAAAGGAAACTTGTTTACGTCCCCAGAAAGCGTTTTATTTGAAATTTGTTTTTTTGCAAGCAGTACTGCACAAAGACCCAATGCTAAATCGGCTTCAGTACCGGGATTCACGGCAATGATCTTATCTGCGGCATTGGCCGTATTGGACAACCTGTAATCAACCTGTACAAGTTTGGCCTTGCGTTCACATCTTGACGCATTGGCCTGGATACAGGCAACAGGTGAACCCCACCCCTCAATAATTCCCGCACCGAAACTTAAAATGAAATCAGAATGATCAAGATCAAATCCAAGGCTTCGATCTGCACTGTGAAGGGCAGCAGCCGTCAGCGCCAGATTGGATTCAAGGCTTGGCATGGTATAGGTATTCGGAGAGCCGAAAGTAGCCATAAACCGTTCAAAAAGCTGGGCCATGGATCCGTTGTCCGCACCCGTAATTAGACCAAGGGATTCAGGTGCGCCGCTTTCACGGATTTCACCCAATTTTTGGGCAACAAGTGAAATGGCCTCATCCCAGGAAATCTTTTCAAACTTGTTCCCGTTTTTCTTTAAAGGGGTTTTTATTCTGGCAGGATCATAAAGATACTGCAGGCCGGAAATGCCGTGGAGGCAGGCACCACCATCATTAATAGGGTAATCGTCAAGGCCTTCGATTTTAACAGGCCGTCCGTTTATTTTTCTGACGCTGATTCCGCAGGCACCTGGGCACAGGCTGCATACGGACCGGTCATAGGTTATTCTGCCGTCTTCAGGGACAGGGGTCCAGGGCCAATTCTGGGTCCAGATGGAAGAATCATCTGTCAGCTTGACACCCACAGGGGAAAGCGCAATACCGGCTGCCGCGCCAAGTCCCAATCCCAAGAAGCTTCGTCTGTCAATTTTCATAAGTCATCCTTTATAAACTTTGAAATTCTTGTCCTTGAGGTATCTTACTTGTGGCACTGGAAGCAGTAGCCCTTGTGACCCATTTTTTCCAGGTGGCATTCCGCGCAGTCATCCATCTTCATACGATCCCAGGAATTCTTTTTAATCCCCCAGATACTCTTGCCCCAGATATCACGGCTGTAACCGGTAATTCTATTTTCCTCATAGGGCCGCGAAGATGATGATTCACCAATGTAACCATGGCAGGTCTTACAATCCATGCCACCTGCAACCGTATGTGCGGCATGGGAGAAAAACACGCAATCAGGCTGTTTGGCATAAATCAGCCAGGGCACTTCTTTCCCCTGGGCCACATACTCTTCCGCAAAGACGGCTTCGTCATCGGTCTCTCCCATGGGTTCATCCGTATGGCACTCCATACAGGCTTCCAGACCCGGGATTCCGGAGAAGGTACCGTCTTCTCTGAAAAAATGGCAGGTTTCACAATCACCTGTTTCTTCGACATGAAGGTTGTGATCGAAACTAAAAGGCTGCTCCTTTTTTGAATAAAGCAATTTTGGAAACAGCAGCCAGCCCGACAGGAAGCATACCAGAAATGCCCCCATAAAAAAGATGACGCCAAGGCCTAACCCTTTGTCATCTTCTGGACCATTGTTGGTGCCGTGGTGCGCACCCCCCCCAGGACCATCGTTTGCTTTGTTTTCTAACTCGCTCATGAAAACTCCATCAATGTTAAAATGTTGATGTTACCATACCGTTGCGGCCCCGGATAAGTCCCCAGGCCAATATTTTTCGCAGAATAGCATTTGCCATGCCAATTTTCTGCAATACGTCCAGAAAATACAAATTCGGTCATTCTATATTAATATATGTTTCCCTTGTCAAGTTTAATTGGGAAAAGACTTAACCGCGAAAACCCTGAACAAAAACGATTTCAAAAACATTTTCTTCTGCAATTTTATTTATATAGAAAGGAGATGGAGTATTTTTATAGATTAACGATTTTTCAAAAAAAAACTTGGCGCCAATATTTTTTTGAGGCAACGCCGGAGGTGCTATTGATCACCTGAGATGAAACCGGCGCAGCCAGGTTGATGACGGCGGTAATATAGGCAGGCTCCTGCTGTTCAAAGCCTACCTATGCGTAACTGTGAAGCCCGGCTAAAAAGAAATTCACGCCGAAATAGGTAAACAGAACCCCTAAAAATCCGATGATGGAAACAATGGCAAGATTTTTTCCGTGCCACCCGCGCATCAGCCTCAGATGCAGAAAAATGGCGTAAATAAACCAAGTGATCAAAGACCAGGTCTCCTTAGGATCCCAGGACCAATATTTACCCCAGGCGGAATTGGCCCAGACAGAGCCTGTGATGATACCGATGGTCAGAAAAAGAAACCCGAAAACAATCATCTGGTAGGTCAGTTCGTCAATAATATCCCAATCCGGCAATTTTGCAAACAGACTTTTTGCTCCGGGATCTTTGGGTTTGATGAAGTACATAAAGCTGAACCCAAAAGCAAGGGCAAAGCCTGCATATCCCAAAAAACAGGTAATTACATGGGCAATAAGCCAGTTGGACTTAAGGGCGGGGATCAAAGGCGTTATTTTCGACGTGATGGACGGATCAAAGCTGGCATAGGCAATACCCAGAAAAATCAAGGGAGAAACAAATACGCCGATGATGCTTTCCTTGTATTTAAATTCCACAAACACATAAAGGGCGGCAGCAGTCCATGAAAAAAAGACCAGGGACTCATACATATTGGAAAAAGGTGCATGCCCGTATCCCATCTGGTAGGACTCCAGCCACCGCAGTAAAATCCCGCAGGTATTGGCCACGAGCCCGATAACAATCACCCAGAATCCAAGCCGGGCGAGCGCCTGTTTTTTGAAGGAAAAAGATCCAATATAAAATACCGATGCCAAAGCATAGATAAATGTTGCAGCCGATAAAAGCAGGGATGAATTCATTTGCCTGATATGTCCTTTAATTCCTTTACAAGTTTTTTGACAGTCAAATTGGTGCTCTGGGTATTACGGTTGGTCCGGCCGCCCACCCACACCCGGGTGCTCCCGGATCCGGCTTGTTCAAGGCCGATACACACGGACTGATGGGAAACAAAGAAAGTGACCCAGCAGCCGATAATCATAAGAAGAAAGCCTGTGTACACAAAGGGAACGCCCGGATCCTTTGTCACCTGAAGGCCGGTGTAATAAGCTTGATCCCAGGATTTAACCTCAACTGTAAATCTGCCCTTGCGCATTTTATCAAAGGTGGGAAACTTGGTGGGCAAAGCAATCTGGAAATTCTTGCCATCGGTTGTATCAAGGCGTCCGATAAACACCTCACCAAGGTCATGACCATTGAAGTTATAATGGGGTACAAATCCTTCAAATATAAAATTGCCGGCACCAGCCGGCAGCGGTACGACCCCACCGTTTTTTATAGTGTGTGTCTCAACGATTCCGGTGTCACTGTCAGTAATTTCAAACAGGGCTTCATCAGGTGTTGTTGCACCGTAGTAAGCCTGAAAGATATTGATGCCTTTGTATCTTAACGGATGGTTAACCAGAACATCCTCTGTAAAACTTTCCTGGTTGTTTTCAAGGATGGTTAGATTAGATTTAAATTCGTCCGGCGCCCCTGTATCATAAAATTTAACCTGAAAGTCATTGCACCGGACCGTGAACGGCAGCTTTATGGGTAACCGTGTAGAAGCATCAAACACGGTATCAGCGGTTTGCTCTTCGTCCAGCCGCAAATTGGCCTTAAATCCCAACGCAGACCCGATCAGGGCACCGGCAAGCAGCATAAGCACACTTGCATGGACCACGTAAACCCCAAGGCGAGACCACCGGCCTTTTTCTGCATACAAAAACACTCCGGTTTCACCTGTCTCTTCGATAACTTTACCGACCCGGCCGGCAAGCACCTGTTTTGCCTGACGCGCAAAGCCGTCCATAGGAAGGAGACACTCAAACTGCTGTCTGTTTTTAGTTTTTTCAAACAGTCGGGGCTTAACTGAAATGTTTTTAGGAAAAATAATTTTCCAGGTAACCGAAAGCCGATCAATGGAACAAACAACAATATTGACGCATAATACCACCATGAGCAGCAGAAACCACCAGGCTTGATACATCCTGTCCAGTTGGAGTACCTGGATCATATTGTATAGTCCTGGGCCGTAAAGCCTGATATAGGCGTCAGGACTTCCGTTCTGCAAAAGCACAGTCCCAATGATTGAGGTTAAGGCTAAAAGCACCAGGGTATAAACAGTGAGTTTCACCGAGGCAAAAAACATCCAGATCTGATCGGCAAAGCTATCTTTTTGTTTCAAAATAATTCTTTCACTCAAATTTGTAGGTTGGACCTGCGTTCAACCGTGGTCTGTACGGCCTGCCGAATCATAGGCATGCTGCCGAAAATAATCACCTTTTTCCGGGACCGCGTGATACCCGTATAAAGCAGCTGCCGGGTAACAACCGGTGATATCTGTTCAGGGACGAGGATCAGCACAGTGTCAAATTCCGATCCCTGGCTTTTATGGACGGTCACGGCAAAGCCAAGCTCCCATTCGGGAAGATCAGACAACCTGAAGTGTCTGATACCTGATTGCTCTGAATCCCCTGATTCTTCCTGGGCAAACCAAGCCGTGGATATCCCGTTTTCTTCAAGGACCACACAAGTATCACCGTTAAACAGCGACCTTTTGTAATCATTACGCCGGACCATCAAAAGCTTTTTAAAAACAGGCCGGTTTATAACATCTTTCCCTTTAGATCGTAATATTTTTTCACATAGATGATTAATTTGTAATGTTCCGCTGTTCCCTGAATTATGAGCGCACAGTATCCGAAAGCCGTCAAGTACAGCCATGGCCTGGTCACAAGATGCTGCCGCCCAAAGCGGCTTGTACCCGTCCAGGATACAGGATTCAAGGCGGGTCTGATATCCTTCGTCTTCGTCGGTATCCACAAATACAAGATCAGGATAATCTGCCTTTAAGAGATCAGCCACAGTCTCAGCATCACTGGCATTAACGGCTTTTGCAAGCTTTTCAATGCCGACTTTACCCCCGGATCTGAAATTAACATCCAAAAACACCCGGAAATCGGACAAAACATCGGTATGACACAAATCAAAAAACACGGCACCGGCCTGAACCGGAGAAAGTTGATTCATATCACCGAGCATGACAATACGTGCATCAGGACTGATGGCTTCAAAAAGTCTTGTCATAAGCGCCATGTCAATCATGGATGCTTCATCAATAATCACCAGGTCTGCGGCCAGGGGGTTCGCTGCATTATGCCGGAAGCCTGTTCCGTTTTTCACGGGTTTAAGCGCACTATGGATAGTAGCCCCATTTTTCAACCTGGCGGCGGCCTTGCCGGTTGGAGCCAAACAGATCACCCGAGGCGGTTTCAAGTCATTTTCATTGGCCCAGGCAATCAAAAGTGTCTGTATTATATCGGTAATATAAGTTTTTCCGGTACCCGGCCCCCCGGATACCATTATAAAACCGGAACAAAGGGCCTTTTTAACAGCCTGCTGCTGTCCAAAAGTCCTTTGGGTATCCCGGCTGTCAAAATAAGATGCCGGCCTGTGATCCACAAATTCATCATCAGGTCCGGAAATCTGCCTTTTAATCCGTGCTCTAATATTCTCTGAAAGCCGGCATTGAAAATCATAGTACCGGGAAAGATAAAGATTGTTGTCACGGTCAAGGATCAAGGGATATTTGGCAATCCAGGATGCCATGTCATTTTCTTTTTCCCCGTAATTAGAGGCTTCCATGCCCACCAGGGCAGAATTTTCAAGAATATTGTACCAGGATTCGAGTTCAGGAAGCCGGATAAATTCTTTTCCCTCGGACGATTCCAGGGCAGTACCGGCCAAGCTTGTAAGATCCAGACAAATGCAGCCTTTGGAAAGCGCCCTGCAGGTCAATGCTGCGGAAAAAATCTCCAACGGTTCTGCATCGTTAAAGATATTGGCCATGGTTGTGGAAAAATAGTAGTCCAGATGGGAAAAAAAACCCGATTCATGGAGCACGTCAAGGACATTGAGGGAAAAGTCATTCATACTCTTATTATACCAGAGAGATCAAAAAAAAGTATGTGATAGGCCGCCGACCTCAGCAATTCTAAATTTAATAAAGTATTCTCTTTCCTGCCTGCTTTTTTCTTGCTCGTGCTCTTAATCATGCTCTTACTCGCAGTATTATTTCGAGCACGAGCACGAGCAAGATTAAGAGCAAGATGGCGTACGGACTCAAATTTAGAATTGCTGCACCGACCTCCCTGTTTCTTTGACTTGATGGAGTTCTTTTGGCTGTCAGTTGAATTCAATGGGAATTCTTTGTTGATATAATATAAAATCCGCCCCGTAAGAAGCGGATTCATAAAAATTTTCAAAAATAATTTATAAAATTTCAGGCGCAATCATGCAATGATATGATGAATGGACCCTTTGGAATCATCCCCGGGAACAAGCCTGCTTGATGTCGTGGAACGACGGTCAGGGTTTTTCCTTCGATCCTTCTTAAAGGACAACGAGACAATCACACCTTCTCTGACACTTTTCCTGCGGTCATACGGCTTCTTGCGCCTGTCTTTTTTGCGACTTGAAATATTGGGCTGGTATCCACCGCCTAAGCTTTCTGATCTGTCTCCAGTGTTTATAATCCTATTTGTAACCGGTAGTATTTTATTTTCTGCAACCATAATAACCTATCTATCTTTTTCTTTATTTTTTTTAAAAAAATAATTCCTAATTACTCAATTATAAATATCGGCAACGAATTTATATTTCTTTAATAAAATATAATTAGTGCATAGCCCAAAACCCGTGTTTGGCTGCTACGGCTCATTTCTTATTTTCACATTCATCCACATACCTGTGAATTCTTAAAAATGGTATAAACAGCGTATCTGTGACTTCAAAATGTGTAATAAGCCAGTCCCGCAATTCCACAATATCCTCAATGGCCAAATTGTCAACGTCTTCTGCGATTTCACGACGAAGGCCAATGGCTTTTTTGATAAACCGACGATGTATCTTTGAATGAGCGTCAAGATCAGGATACCCTTTTTGGCCAAGAATTTTTTCCTCCTTTGAAAAAAAAATCTTACTGAAATCATTAATCTCGGTAATCAAATTAGCCACATCCTTAATGTCGCCCTTATTTGCCTTAATTTCAATGAGGGTATTAAACATATCCATAAGCTGTTTGCGGCATTCATCAAGTTCAGGCACATCCACACTATATTTCTCATCCCATTCAATAATATTGGTCATGGGTCACTCTCCTTTGTTCTTTTTTTTGTTTTTCCCCAACCACAGGGTGGCCATCATGCCGATGGATATCAGTATGGCAACAATTACGGCAAAGGTAATTCCATGCCGGCCGAACTGCGGGTAAATGACAAAAGGCACCAGATAGCCGTACAAAAATGAATGCAGCATTCCGATACCAACAATCCTGATTGCAATTTTTGTCACCCAAGTCGCTCCAAAAGTCGCTGGTGAATATTTCCAAACCCGCCATTGGACATGACCAGAACAATATCTTTGGGTTTGAGTTCCAAGGCAAGAAAATCGATCACCTGGCCAGGATCGTGGAAATGGTGGGCAGCCCTGCCCCTTTTGCAAATATCTTCGGTCAGACGTTCGGGTGAAAACCGATCTTTTTCAGGAATATTCTTTTTGACCCCGGGAGAACAGATGCACACCAGGTCTGCCAGGTCAAAGCATGCCGGATAGGTCGCTTGGAAGACATTTCTCATGCTGGTATTAGTTCTTGGCTCAAATACGGCAACCAGGCGCCCCTGTGGATAAAACGGTTTGACTGCGGCAATGGTTTCCTTAACCGCTGTCGGATGATGGGCAAAATCATCCATCACCGTGATACCGGCAACCTGCCCCCTTATTTCCTGACGTCTTTTAACACCGCTAAACGTTGAAAGTCCACGGGCAATGTCCGCCTCTTTGATCCCCAAGCTGCGGGCCGCGGCAATACAGGCCGTTGCATTGAAAAGGTTGTGCCGCCCGGGCAGATCCGTTTGTATATTCATATCCGTATCAGGGCCTGTGATGCGGGCAAGGGTATGCAAACGGCCTGTAACAGGATCCGGCTCACTGCTCAGGCGATGGTCATGCACCTGCCACATGGCGCAGGGTCCGTAAGTCTGAATTTCGGCACCTCCCGCCCGTTCCAGTACCTGCATCAGATTAACATTTTCCTTGCAGGCGATAATACGACTTTTATCTTTGATCTTTGAAACCAGGGCATCAAACGCCCGGCAAACGTGATCCAGATCGTCAAAGATATCGGCATGGTCAAATTCAATCCCGGTCATGATGGTTATAAAAGGATCATAATGCATGAATTTTGGCCCCTTATCAAAAAAAGCCGTATCATACTCATCGCCCTCTATCACCATGTATTCCCCGTCACCAATTTTAAATGAGGCGTTATAATCCTTTAAAATCCCCCCGATCATAAATGAAGGGGAAAGACCGGCAGTATCCAACAAATGTGCCATGATGGCAGAGGTGGTTGTTTTACCGTGGGTGCCGGTGACAAGAATAATCTTCTTGTCATTGGCAAGAAAGCGGTTCACAGCCTGGGGCATGGACATATAGGCAAGCCCCCTTTCCATTACGGCAACCGCTTCCGGATTATCACGAGTCACGGCATTGCCGATAATAACAAGGTCCGGTACCTGATTTGGATCGTCACTGATATTGGCCGGATGAAAGCCACTAAACAAAGTAATCCCGTTATATTCAAGGAAATCGCTCATGGGCGGATAAACATTCTGGTCCGACCCTGTGACAATATAACCCATTTCTTTAAGGATACAGGCCAACGTCCCCATGCCGGTACCACAGGCTGCGACCAGATGAATCCGCTTAATTGAATCAGCCATTAAATTTCTGCCATGACCTGCCGTGCGGCCTCCAGCGTGGCTTCAATATCCTCGTCCGTATGGGCCGCAGAGATAAAACAGGCCTCAAACTGCGATGGCGCAAGATAGATACCTTTGGCCAGCATACCCCGATAAAATTTTGCAAACCGCTCCAGATCACAGGTTTTGGCATCATTGAAATTACGCACCGTTTGACCGGTAAAAAAGAACCCGGCCATGGAGCCGAAATGCCCCGCGGAAAAAGGAATACCTGCGTCATCGGCCGCGGCTTGAAGACCGTTGATCAGCATATCTGCCCGCCGGTCCATGTCAGCGTAAAGTTGATCATCCTCAAGGGCTTTTAACGTAGCGACCCCCGCGGCCATGGCCAGGGGGTTGCCTGACAAAGTTCCGGCCTGATA
This genomic window contains:
- the qrcC gene encoding menaquinone reductase iron-sulfur cluster-binding subunit QrcC; the encoded protein is MIENKKVHKFGMVIDLDKCTGCGACMVSCMSENNVPFKEDESNKKDSITWMRVYKLTNGKSFPETEIVYLPRPCQHCGGIGDHGHSPCVSVCPATATDYGYDTGIVSQIYTRCFGCRYCMGACPYHARYFNWWDPKWPEGMENYLSPNVSPRMRGVVEKCSFCYHRYQLAREKAMIEDREIEEMEYQTACTTACPAGAIVFGDLNNPAHKVHQIVKPDPHPDPMNHKVVGKSRNPKVFRLLERLGTNPKVYYMSEREWVRKAGDNYLKGEWENVKTHHGASSSHG
- the qrcB gene encoding menaquinone reductase molybdopterin-binding-like subunit QrcB, which encodes MKIDRRSFLGLGLGAAAGIALSPVGVKLTDDSSIWTQNWPWTPVPEDGRITYDRSVCSLCPGACGISVRKINGRPVKIEGLDDYPINDGGACLHGISGLQYLYDPARIKTPLKKNGNKFEKISWDEAISLVAQKLGEIRESGAPESLGLITGADNGSMAQLFERFMATFGSPNTYTMPSLESNLALTAAALHSADRSLGFDLDHSDFILSFGAGIIEGWGSPVACIQANASRCERKAKLVQVDYRLSNTANAADKIIAVNPGTEADLALGLCAVLLAKKQISNKTLSGDVNKFPFAAMLEKEYTPEKVEAITGVKAADIEALAMAFIKAKAPVAVPGKGRGDAGSLREFAAVQALNALAGRLNQEGGVFVMLPAGYLSFPENVMDAAAEQGAGKAKLAGSVNELVDKLETDGGLSALFIYNANPCYALNNPEKVKAVMDKVGFKVSFSSFMDETALRSDVVLPASIFLERLEDVVSGAGLSKTVVGLCRPMVKPVFDTKHPGDALILLAQAMGDSVAQSFSWESYEACLEEVTGKIWDTLSGDGYVVIDDKPPVGTPATDFTFLVSAPQTAVPMGEGDYTLVPVDKMRLAGGSMTSSPFAVKTVPDTVLSGKYSVVEINPATAGVLKDGDIALLKTAMGSAKVKIGFNEGILPGVIGMPRGLGHAFNNPYVDGKGVNVNDLIGPVIEPGSGLDAAFGIKASLSKA
- the qrcA gene encoding menaquinone reductase multiheme cytochrome c subunit QrcA, with the translated sequence MSELENKANDGPGGGAHHGTNNGPEDDKGLGLGVIFFMGAFLVCFLSGWLLFPKLLYSKKEQPFSFDHNLHVEETGDCETCHFFREDGTFSGIPGLEACMECHTDEPMGETDDEAVFAEEYVAQGKEVPWLIYAKQPDCVFFSHAAHTVAGGMDCKTCHGYIGESSSSRPYEENRITGYSRDIWGKSIWGIKKNSWDRMKMDDCAECHLEKMGHKGYCFQCHK
- the ccsB gene encoding c-type cytochrome biogenesis protein CcsB, encoding MNSSLLLSAATFIYALASVFYIGSFSFKKQALARLGFWVIVIGLVANTCGILLRWLESYQMGYGHAPFSNMYESLVFFSWTAAALYVFVEFKYKESIIGVFVSPLIFLGIAYASFDPSITSKITPLIPALKSNWLIAHVITCFLGYAGFALAFGFSFMYFIKPKDPGAKSLFAKLPDWDIIDELTYQMIVFGFLFLTIGIITGSVWANSAWGKYWSWDPKETWSLITWFIYAIFLHLRLMRGWHGKNLAIVSIIGFLGVLFTYFGVNFFLAGLHSYA
- a CDS encoding cytochrome c biogenesis protein ResB, whose translation is MKQKDSFADQIWMFFASVKLTVYTLVLLALTSIIGTVLLQNGSPDAYIRLYGPGLYNMIQVLQLDRMYQAWWFLLLMVVLCVNIVVCSIDRLSVTWKIIFPKNISVKPRLFEKTKNRQQFECLLPMDGFARQAKQVLAGRVGKVIEETGETGVFLYAEKGRWSRLGVYVVHASVLMLLAGALIGSALGFKANLRLDEEQTADTVFDASTRLPIKLPFTVRCNDFQVKFYDTGAPDEFKSNLTILENNQESFTEDVLVNHPLRYKGINIFQAYYGATTPDEALFEITDSDTGIVETHTIKNGGVVPLPAGAGNFIFEGFVPHYNFNGHDLGEVFIGRLDTTDGKNFQIALPTKFPTFDKMRKGRFTVEVKSWDQAYYTGLQVTKDPGVPFVYTGFLLMIIGCWVTFFVSHQSVCIGLEQAGSGSTRVWVGGRTNRNTQSTNLTVKKLVKELKDISGK
- the recD gene encoding exodeoxyribonuclease V subunit alpha → MNDFSLNVLDVLHESGFFSHLDYYFSTTMANIFNDAEPLEIFSAALTCRALSKGCICLDLTSLAGTALESSEGKEFIRLPELESWYNILENSALVGMEASNYGEKENDMASWIAKYPLILDRDNNLYLSRYYDFQCRLSENIRARIKRQISGPDDEFVDHRPASYFDSRDTQRTFGQQQAVKKALCSGFIMVSGGPGTGKTYITDIIQTLLIAWANENDLKPPRVICLAPTGKAAARLKNGATIHSALKPVKNGTGFRHNAANPLAADLVIIDEASMIDMALMTRLFEAISPDARIVMLGDMNQLSPVQAGAVFFDLCHTDVLSDFRVFLDVNFRSGGKVGIEKLAKAVNASDAETVADLLKADYPDLVFVDTDEDEGYQTRLESCILDGYKPLWAAASCDQAMAVLDGFRILCAHNSGNSGTLQINHLCEKILRSKGKDVINRPVFKKLLMVRRNDYKRSLFNGDTCVVLEENGISTAWFAQEESGDSEQSGIRHFRLSDLPEWELGFAVTVHKSQGSEFDTVLILVPEQISPVVTRQLLYTGITRSRKKVIIFGSMPMIRQAVQTTVERRSNLQI
- a CDS encoding bacteriohemerythrin, whose translation is MTNIIEWDEKYSVDVPELDECRKQLMDMFNTLIEIKANKGDIKDVANLITEINDFSKIFFSKEEKILGQKGYPDLDAHSKIHRRFIKKAIGLRREIAEDVDNLAIEDIVELRDWLITHFEVTDTLFIPFLRIHRYVDECENKK
- the mpl gene encoding UDP-N-acetylmuramate:L-alanyl-gamma-D-glutamyl-meso-diaminopimelate ligase; protein product: MADSIKRIHLVAACGTGMGTLACILKEMGYIVTGSDQNVYPPMSDFLEYNGITLFSGFHPANISDDPNQVPDLVIIGNAVTRDNPEAVAVMERGLAYMSMPQAVNRFLANDKKIILVTGTHGKTTTSAIMAHLLDTAGLSPSFMIGGILKDYNASFKIGDGEYMVIEGDEYDTAFFDKGPKFMHYDPFITIMTGIEFDHADIFDDLDHVCRAFDALVSKIKDKSRIIACKENVNLMQVLERAGGAEIQTYGPCAMWQVHDHRLSSEPDPVTGRLHTLARITGPDTDMNIQTDLPGRHNLFNATACIAAARSLGIKEADIARGLSTFSGVKRRQEIRGQVAGITVMDDFAHHPTAVKETIAAVKPFYPQGRLVAVFEPRTNTSMRNVFQATYPACFDLADLVCICSPGVKKNIPEKDRFSPERLTEDICKRGRAAHHFHDPGQVIDFLALELKPKDIVLVMSNGGFGNIHQRLLERLG